In a genomic window of Scyliorhinus torazame isolate Kashiwa2021f chromosome 5, sScyTor2.1, whole genome shotgun sequence:
- the LOC140419180 gene encoding uncharacterized protein produces MGNPWKCGDCGKGFRAPSELETHRRIHTGERPFTCSQCGKAFSQLSNLQAHQRVHTGERPFTCSQCGKGFCDSSHLLRHQRVHTGEKPFTCSQCGKGFTQLSHLRIHQRVHAGEKPFACSQCGKGFTELSTLRRHQRVHTGERPFTCSQCEQRFIDLSALRQHQRIHTGERPFTCSQCGKGFSDSFTLLKHQRVHTGERPFTCSQCGKGFTQPSNLQRHQRIHTGETPFTCSQCGKGFTQLSTLKTHQQIHTGETLFTCSQCGKGLTRLSHLQRHQRVHTGERPFTCSQCGKGFTQLSHLQTHQRVHTGERPFTCCQCGKGFTQLSDLRTHQRIHTGERPFTCSQCGKGFTQLSTLQSHQRVHSGERPSTSQCAMGFLASAHLL; encoded by the coding sequence aTGGGGaatccgtggaaatgtggggactgtgggaagggattccgagccccatctgagctggagactcatcgacgcattcacactggggagaggccattcacctgctctcagtgtgggaaggcattcagtcaGTTATCTAACcttcaggcacaccagcgagttcacactggggagaggccatttacctgctctcagtgtgggaaaggattctgtgattcgtcccacctattgagacaccagcgagttcacactggggagaagccattcacctgctctcagtgtggaaagggattcactcagttatcccacctgcgcattcaccagcgagttcacgctggagagaagccattcgcctgctctcagtgtgggaaaggatttactgagttatccaccctgcggagacaccagcgagttcacactggggagaggccattcacctgctctcagtgtgagcagAGATTCATTGATTTATCCGCCCTGCGGCAACATCAGCGaatacacactggggagaggccattcacctgctctcagtgtgggaagggattcagtgattcattcaccctgctgaaacatcagcgagttcacactggggagaggccattcacctgctctcagtgtgggaagggattcactcagccatccaacctgcagagacaccagcgaattcacactggggagacgccgttcacctgctctcagtgtgggaagggattcactcagttatccaccctgaagacacaccagcaaattcatactggggagacactgttcacctgctctcagtgtgggaagggactcactcggttatctcacctgcagagacaccagcgagttcacactggggagagaccattcacctgctctcagtgtggaaagggattcactcagttatctcacctgcagacacaccaacgagttcacactggggagaggccattcacctgctgtcagtgtgggaagggattcactcagttatccgacctgcggacacaccagcgaattcacactggggagaggccattcacctgctctcagtgtgggaagggattcactcagttatccaccctgcagtcacaccagcgagttcactctggggagagaccgtccacctctcaatgtgcgATGGGATTCCTTGCTTCAGcgcacctgctgtga